The Fibrobacter sp. region CGATGGCGACGGCACGAAGTACATCGTGCTGCTCGATGCCGGGTACCCGGTGGCGACGTGCAGGTTCTTTGAGACTGCTCCCGGGCATGTGACGCTCGGGCGGGTGGTCGTTCTGCCGGAATACCGCGGGCGCAAGCTGGGCGCGATGGCGGTTTGCGAGGCGGAAAAGTGGGTTGCAG contains the following coding sequences:
- a CDS encoding GNAT family N-acetyltransferase; protein product: DGDGTKYIVLLDAGYPVATCRFFETAPGHVTLGRVVVLPEYRGRKLGAMAVCEAEKWVAECGYSVIDIEGRVEAVQFYEKLGYARVDDCVVRSGVFDCIRMRKPLSAK